In the genome of Triticum urartu cultivar G1812 chromosome 5, Tu2.1, whole genome shotgun sequence, one region contains:
- the LOC125509971 gene encoding NAC domain-containing protein 83-like, translating into MEKMRAAGEAPPTQQQQQLPPGFRFYPTDVELVLQYLRRMALDRPLPAAVIPVVHAAAMPDPSDLPGASEGESAYFFSQRQGRGGRRRRAAGGYWKATGKEKPVFVQLPVGKRLLVGVKTALAFHRGKSRTDWVMHEYRLAGAAEQNKGANDGSQSSEWVVCRVSLKSRARRTAAGGETTGDHQQEQPSPSPSSTSSCITDHACHAPDQEVSSSTTSHCQQHPRR; encoded by the exons ATGGAGAAGATGCGGGCGGCAGGGGAGGCGCCGCCgacgcagcagcagcagcagctgccTCCGGGGTTCCGGTTCTACCCCACCGACGTGGAGCTGGTGCTGCAGTACCTCCGCCGCATGGCCCTCGACCGCCCGCTGCCCGCCGCCGTCATCCCCGTCGTGCACGCCGCCGCCATGCCCGACCCCTCGGACCTCCCCG GCGCGAGCGAGGGGGAATCGGCCTACTTCTTCAGCCAGAGGCAAGGCCgtggcgggcggcggaggagggcgGCCGGCGGGTACTGGAAGGCCACGGGGAAGGAGAAGCCGGTGTTCGTGCAGCTGCCGGTTGGCAAGCGGCTGCTCGTCGGCGTCAAGACGGCGCTCGCCTTCCACCGCGGCAAGTCGCGCACGGACTGGGTCATGCACGAGTACCGCCTCGCCGGCGCGGCGGAACAGAACAAGGGTGCCAATGACGGCTCGCAGAGCAGCGAATGGGTCGTGTGCCGGGTGTCTCTGAAAAGCAGAGCAAGAAGGACGGCAGCCGGCGGCGAGACGACCGGCGATCACCAGCAGGAGCAGCCATCACCGTCGCCGTCTTCGACCTCGAGCTGCATCACGGACCACGCTTGTCACGCTCCAGACCAAGAGGTCAGCAGCAGCACAACTAGCCATTGCCAGCAGCATCCAAGACGCTAA